Proteins encoded within one genomic window of Rhododendron vialii isolate Sample 1 chromosome 1a, ASM3025357v1:
- the LOC131300610 gene encoding zinc finger CCCH domain-containing protein 39-like isoform X1: MSFSDPQPPPSFLPPPPFSGDGGCFWPQTHLSDDYQDSNPQQDFSLPPFKRPRNLEPNQPNNFTPFQPPMNNPRVMMNNPTPPPSNKGTGHIFFKTRMCLKFLDGNCRNGESCTFAHGAEDLREPPPNWQEMVAKDRGLGNWNDDQRLIHRMKICKKFYNGEECPYGEKCNFLHIDSGESPVIRIGTVGSGVGNRSGSDQVEVSRNLNLGCDGLRGNSSTMKPTCWKTKLCSKWEMTGHCPFGERCHFAHGFSELQVPGARIEAEAVSGLTFPMKPLSVLGTDIPPIKAVIAAPTMEDGEGKKCFSKWKGTKKINRIYADWIDDLTPPLSLPSQVES; encoded by the exons ATGAGTTTCTCTGATCCACAGCCGCCGCCCTCCTTTCTCCCGCCGCCACCTTTCTCCGGCGACGGTGGTTGCTTCTGGCCACAAACCCACCTCTCCGATGACTACCAAGACTCAAACCCACAACAAGATTTTTCTCTACCCCCATTCAAAAGGCCAAGAAATCTTGAACCCAACCAACCCAACAATTTCACACCTTTTCAACCACCCATGAACAACCCAAGAGTGATGATGAACAACCCAACCCCTCCCCCTTCAAACAAAGGGACAGGCCACATATTTTTCAAGACCAGAATGTGCTTGAAATTCTTGGACGGTAACTGCAGGAATGGAGAGTCTTGCACTTTTGCCCATGGGGCAGAGGACTTGCGGGAGCCGCCACCGAATTGGCAGGAAATGGTGGCGAAGGACCGGGGGTTGGGGAACTGGAATGATGATCAGAGGCTGATACACAGGATGAAGATTTGCAAGAAGTTTTATAACGGGGAGGAATGCCCCTATGGGGAGAAGTGCAATTTCTTGCATATAGATTCTGGGGAGAGTCCTGTGATCCGGATTGGGACAGTGGGGTCTGGGGTTGGGAATAGAAGTGGGTCTGATCAGGTTGAGGTTAGTAGGAATTTGAATTTGGGTTGTGATGGGTTGAGAGGTAATAGTAGTACTATGAAACCGACTTGTTGGAAGACAAAGCTGTGTAGCAAGTGGGAGATGACTGGTCATTGTCCTTTTGGAGAGAGATGCCATTTCGCTCATGGCTTTTCAG AGTTGCAGGTGCCTGGTGCCCGCATTGAAGCTGAAGCAGTGAGTGGTTTGACTTTTCCAATGAAGCCTCTTTCTGTTCTAGGAACTGACATACCTCCTATCAAGGCTGTGATTGCTGCTCCGACAATGGAAGATGGAGAGGGTAAGAAGTGCTTTTCAAAGTGGAAAGGAACCAAGAAGATCAATCGTATTTATGCTGATTGGATCGATGATCTAACGCCACCTCTGAGCTTGCCGAGCCAAGTGGAGAGCTGA
- the LOC131300610 gene encoding zinc finger CCCH domain-containing protein 39-like isoform X2 — protein MSFSDPQPPPSFLPPPPFSGDGGCFWPQTHLSDDYQDSNPQQDFSLPPFKRPRNLEPNQPNNFTPFQPPMNNPRVMMNNPTPPPSNKGTGHIFFKTRMCLKFLDGNCRNGESCTFAHGAEDLREPPPNWQEMVAKDRGLGNWNDDQRLIHRMKICKKFYNGEECPYGEKCNFLHIDSGESPVIRIGTVGSGVGNRSGSDQVEVSRNLNLGCDGLRGNSSTMKPTCWKTKLCSKWEMTGHCPFGERCHFAHGFSGNDTRGAGVRGPCTAPNVPNNWPLQVPWMEKVSKNVWEKIPELFSYQKLFGCSNKN, from the exons ATGAGTTTCTCTGATCCACAGCCGCCGCCCTCCTTTCTCCCGCCGCCACCTTTCTCCGGCGACGGTGGTTGCTTCTGGCCACAAACCCACCTCTCCGATGACTACCAAGACTCAAACCCACAACAAGATTTTTCTCTACCCCCATTCAAAAGGCCAAGAAATCTTGAACCCAACCAACCCAACAATTTCACACCTTTTCAACCACCCATGAACAACCCAAGAGTGATGATGAACAACCCAACCCCTCCCCCTTCAAACAAAGGGACAGGCCACATATTTTTCAAGACCAGAATGTGCTTGAAATTCTTGGACGGTAACTGCAGGAATGGAGAGTCTTGCACTTTTGCCCATGGGGCAGAGGACTTGCGGGAGCCGCCACCGAATTGGCAGGAAATGGTGGCGAAGGACCGGGGGTTGGGGAACTGGAATGATGATCAGAGGCTGATACACAGGATGAAGATTTGCAAGAAGTTTTATAACGGGGAGGAATGCCCCTATGGGGAGAAGTGCAATTTCTTGCATATAGATTCTGGGGAGAGTCCTGTGATCCGGATTGGGACAGTGGGGTCTGGGGTTGGGAATAGAAGTGGGTCTGATCAGGTTGAGGTTAGTAGGAATTTGAATTTGGGTTGTGATGGGTTGAGAGGTAATAGTAGTACTATGAAACCGACTTGTTGGAAGACAAAGCTGTGTAGCAAGTGGGAGATGACTGGTCATTGTCCTTTTGGAGAGAGATGCCATTTCGCTCATGGCTTTTCAG GGAATGACACAAGGGGTGCAGGGGTGCGCGGACCTTGCACTGCTCCAAATGTTCCCAATAACTGGCCCCTGCAAGTCCCTTGGATGGAAAAGGTTTCTAAAAATGTGTGGGAAAAAATCCCTGAACTTTTTAGCTATCAAAAACTTTTTGGTTGCTCAAATAAAAATTAA